A genomic window from Cutibacterium acnes includes:
- the eda gene encoding bifunctional 4-hydroxy-2-oxoglutarate aldolase/2-dehydro-3-deoxy-phosphogluconate aldolase, translating to MSNEALNTVLSHLVIPVVVIHDAATTPAVTDGLVVGGLPVAEVTFRTDAAPAAIESMAGDGRITVGAGTVINARQVDEAVSAGASFVVSPGLSREVVDRCRHHAIPVLPGAITPTEIMAGIDMGLDTFKFFPAGTFGGAATIASLEGPFPHLRFVPTGGVKPHNLADFLSRANIPAVGGTWLTPADAVAARDCHTIANLVREAVDSAHHIVKEQS from the coding sequence ATGAGCAATGAAGCACTCAACACTGTGTTGTCACATCTGGTCATCCCAGTAGTCGTCATCCATGACGCCGCCACTACCCCAGCCGTCACCGACGGGCTGGTCGTCGGTGGCCTTCCGGTCGCCGAGGTGACCTTCCGTACCGATGCCGCCCCAGCCGCCATCGAGTCCATGGCCGGTGACGGCCGGATCACCGTCGGCGCCGGAACCGTCATCAATGCCCGCCAAGTCGATGAGGCGGTGAGCGCCGGGGCGAGCTTCGTCGTCTCCCCCGGCCTCTCCCGCGAGGTCGTCGATCGATGTCGGCACCATGCCATCCCGGTTCTGCCGGGGGCCATCACCCCGACCGAAATTATGGCTGGCATCGACATGGGACTCGACACCTTCAAGTTCTTCCCAGCCGGCACCTTCGGCGGTGCAGCCACCATCGCGTCGCTGGAAGGCCCTTTCCCGCACCTACGTTTCGTCCCCACCGGTGGGGTCAAGCCGCACAACCTCGCAGATTTCCTCTCCCGCGCCAATATTCCTGCCGTCGGAGGTACCTGGCTCACCCCGGCTGATGCCGTCGCCGCCCGGGACTGCCACACCATCGCCAACCTAGTCCGCGAAGCCGTCGATAGCGCCCACCACATCGTCAAGGAGCAGTCATGA
- a CDS encoding NAD(P)-dependent oxidoreductase, with product MRTCDVVSLHSASTPRTYHMLGAEDFATMEDGAAFINTARGAICGQDALIAELQRDRINAIM from the coding sequence ATGCGTACCTGCGACGTAGTCTCTTTGCACTCGGCGTCGACCCCGCGGACCTACCACATGCTGGGAGCCGAAGACTTTGCTACCATGGAAGATGGGGCCGCCTTCATTAATACCGCGCGGGGCGCCATCTGTGGCCAAGATGCTCTCATCGCCGAGCTCCAGCGTGACAGAATCAATGCCATCATGTGA
- a CDS encoding polysaccharide lyase 8 family protein, producing MFDIPYQVPSRRTFLSLSALSAIAIAASPEMPDAFASPDPDIWSALCEKWTDIITGRNAAKTADPRARAIIAKTDKRVATILTDLASSSSRTTVLLSANLQKEESSFITTTARAISSIACAWATPGSAYHAEPHVLSACIDALKDFCRLRYHPSQDEYGNWWDWEDGASRAIGDVMCILHDALPTDVMAAAAAGIDHFVPDPWYQQPESVKPTAHPTQPVISTGANRMDLTRAVICRSIATGDESKLRHAVQGLPDSWRTVAEGDGFRADGGFIQHSHVPYTGSYGDVLLSGLAMLLPLVAGTRFDITDSAQANLLSQVERGIVPVMYGGQILDCVRGRSISRIDEPAAMHGMSIARSMLLMANAIPAHRAELWRGTVHGWMTRNTFDHLSEPASLRDIDLFDTAANVRPIPESSTPTYFASIDRLVHRTPNWLIAVSNCSNRISWYEYGNSENEWASRTSQGMRYLMLPEDMGQYEDGFWATVDYSAPTGTTVDSTPLKRAVGTAWAERTPDNEWSGGLASGEWSAAASQITSQDSTLKARRLWVGLKDALLELTTDVSTDASKATTVVEHRKVGKTPPELLVDGITITSKTSFDNPHWAHLRGVGGYVFATDVDLTAQLEKRKGSWIDVNPARTVKGFNEAIERNYASLHVTHHNRPVAWAVLPTASRSQTMALAQRPVDNLFIVLSNDRMVQAVRSTGCLLTKDPTVVTTYAFWKPATCAGMTADAPAIIQTQAQGSRVEVIMSEPTQKRPSLTVAIEGVWTVENSSDRISVSRSDKTTTLRINTADLGGQSIRVTLSPALPKPTKPSLRASSYPLGLPHTSS from the coding sequence ATGTTCGACATCCCGTATCAAGTCCCTTCGCGACGGACCTTCCTATCCTTGTCCGCACTATCAGCCATCGCGATTGCCGCTTCCCCTGAGATGCCCGATGCCTTCGCCTCACCAGATCCCGATATTTGGTCGGCACTGTGCGAAAAATGGACCGACATCATCACTGGACGCAACGCGGCCAAAACCGCTGATCCACGAGCTCGTGCGATCATCGCTAAGACCGACAAAAGGGTGGCCACAATCCTCACCGACCTCGCATCTAGCAGCAGTAGGACCACTGTCCTACTCTCCGCAAACCTGCAGAAGGAAGAATCCTCCTTCATTACCACAACCGCCCGTGCCATTAGTTCCATCGCGTGCGCCTGGGCCACTCCTGGTTCCGCTTACCATGCCGAACCTCATGTCCTCTCTGCCTGCATCGACGCTCTGAAGGACTTCTGTCGTCTTCGCTACCACCCCTCACAGGACGAGTACGGCAACTGGTGGGACTGGGAGGATGGCGCATCCCGTGCCATCGGCGATGTCATGTGTATCCTGCACGACGCCCTGCCCACAGACGTCATGGCTGCAGCAGCAGCCGGCATCGACCACTTCGTCCCCGATCCTTGGTATCAGCAACCAGAATCGGTGAAACCGACCGCCCATCCCACACAACCGGTCATCTCGACCGGAGCGAACCGAATGGACCTCACCCGGGCTGTGATATGTCGCTCAATTGCCACTGGCGACGAGTCCAAGCTCCGCCATGCGGTCCAGGGGCTCCCCGATTCTTGGCGCACGGTCGCCGAAGGCGACGGCTTTCGTGCCGACGGCGGCTTCATCCAGCACTCTCACGTCCCTTACACCGGCTCCTACGGCGACGTATTGCTGAGCGGCTTGGCAATGCTGCTCCCATTGGTGGCGGGGACACGCTTCGACATCACCGACTCGGCACAAGCAAATCTCCTCTCACAAGTGGAGCGCGGCATCGTGCCCGTGATGTATGGCGGCCAGATCCTCGACTGTGTGCGCGGCCGCTCCATCTCGCGCATCGATGAACCCGCAGCCATGCACGGCATGTCCATCGCACGATCCATGTTGCTCATGGCCAATGCCATCCCCGCTCACCGTGCCGAACTGTGGCGGGGAACCGTACACGGATGGATGACCCGCAACACCTTCGACCACCTGAGTGAACCTGCCTCGCTGAGGGATATCGATCTCTTCGACACCGCCGCCAATGTCCGACCGATACCAGAATCGTCCACTCCAACCTATTTTGCCTCTATCGACCGGCTGGTGCACCGAACACCAAATTGGCTCATCGCCGTCTCTAACTGCTCGAACCGCATCTCGTGGTACGAGTATGGCAACTCGGAAAATGAGTGGGCGTCAAGGACCAGCCAAGGAATGCGCTATCTTATGTTGCCTGAGGACATGGGCCAGTACGAGGACGGGTTCTGGGCTACCGTCGACTACTCCGCACCGACGGGCACGACCGTGGACTCCACTCCGTTGAAACGCGCCGTCGGTACCGCGTGGGCAGAGAGAACCCCCGACAATGAATGGTCCGGTGGGCTGGCGTCAGGAGAGTGGTCTGCCGCCGCCTCACAAATCACCTCTCAGGACTCCACCTTGAAAGCCCGGCGGCTGTGGGTGGGGCTCAAAGATGCCTTGTTGGAGCTGACGACCGATGTCTCCACCGACGCTTCCAAGGCCACCACAGTGGTCGAACACCGCAAGGTCGGTAAGACACCGCCGGAACTGCTAGTCGACGGCATTACCATCACATCGAAGACGTCTTTCGACAACCCCCACTGGGCACACCTGCGCGGAGTCGGTGGATACGTCTTCGCCACTGACGTCGATCTCACCGCTCAGTTGGAGAAAAGGAAAGGCTCATGGATCGACGTCAACCCGGCACGCACGGTCAAGGGCTTCAACGAAGCCATTGAGCGCAACTACGCCTCTCTCCACGTCACCCACCACAATCGTCCGGTGGCCTGGGCCGTGTTGCCCACCGCCAGCCGATCCCAAACGATGGCGCTGGCTCAGCGACCTGTCGACAATCTGTTCATCGTGCTATCGAACGACCGTATGGTGCAGGCTGTACGCTCAACCGGCTGCTTGCTCACAAAAGACCCCACTGTGGTTACCACCTATGCCTTCTGGAAGCCCGCCACATGTGCCGGGATGACGGCGGACGCACCCGCCATAATACAGACGCAGGCCCAGGGAAGCCGGGTCGAGGTCATCATGTCCGAACCCACCCAGAAGAGGCCCTCACTCACCGTCGCCATCGAGGGCGTTTGGACAGTTGAGAACTCCAGCGACCGCATCAGCGTCAGCCGAAGTGACAAGACCACGACGTTACGCATCAACACCGCAGACCTAGGCGGCCAGTCCATCAGAGTCACACTGTCCCCTGCGCTGCCCAAACCGACAAAGCCAAGCCTCCGTGCCTCGTCCTACCCCCTCGGGCTGCCGCACACTAGCTCCTGA
- a CDS encoding sugar kinase has protein sequence MTSPVTLRPADQCCYDIVSLGEVMLRLDPGERRIRTARSFDAWEGGGEYNVSRGLSRVFGKHAAVITSLVDDPVGHLVGDLITAGGVDDQFITWVPSDGVGRTVRTGLNFTERGFGVRGAVGVSDRGHSAASQLRAEDIDVDRLFGQLGVRWLHTGGIYAALSQSSAQTAKAVMAAAHANGTVISYDLNYRPSLWKSIGGQEEARRVNRELARLVDVMIGNEEDFTACLGFEVEGNDENLSHLDVNSYATMIDKVIEKFPNISVVATTLRQVRTASRNDWSAIAWSKDTGLVRSVERPNLEILDRVGGGDSFAAGLVAGLMETGDLQKAVELGAAHGALAMTTPGDTSMVTRCEVESLAAGGSARVKR, from the coding sequence ATGACTAGCCCCGTCACCCTTCGCCCCGCAGATCAGTGCTGTTACGACATCGTCTCCCTCGGCGAAGTAATGCTGCGACTCGACCCAGGTGAGCGTCGCATCCGTACCGCTAGGTCCTTCGACGCCTGGGAGGGCGGCGGCGAGTACAACGTCAGCCGCGGCTTGTCCCGCGTCTTCGGCAAACACGCCGCCGTCATTACCAGCCTCGTCGACGATCCGGTTGGACATCTTGTCGGTGACCTCATCACTGCTGGTGGAGTCGACGACCAGTTCATCACCTGGGTGCCCTCTGACGGAGTCGGCCGCACAGTGCGCACTGGACTCAACTTCACCGAGCGTGGCTTCGGTGTCCGCGGCGCCGTCGGGGTCTCCGACCGTGGCCATAGTGCTGCCAGCCAGCTGCGTGCCGAAGACATCGACGTCGACCGTCTCTTTGGACAACTGGGAGTGCGATGGCTACACACCGGAGGCATCTACGCCGCCTTGTCACAGAGCAGCGCTCAGACCGCGAAGGCTGTCATGGCAGCTGCCCACGCTAACGGCACCGTTATCTCCTACGACCTCAACTACCGCCCGAGCTTGTGGAAGTCGATCGGCGGTCAAGAGGAGGCACGCCGTGTCAACCGCGAATTGGCGAGGTTGGTCGACGTCATGATCGGTAACGAGGAGGACTTCACGGCGTGTCTGGGATTCGAGGTGGAGGGCAACGACGAGAACCTCTCCCATCTCGACGTCAACTCGTATGCCACCATGATTGACAAGGTCATCGAGAAATTCCCGAATATCTCCGTCGTCGCCACGACCCTGCGTCAGGTGCGTACTGCTAGCCGTAACGACTGGTCAGCTATTGCGTGGTCGAAGGACACTGGTTTGGTCCGCTCGGTCGAACGCCCCAACCTGGAAATCCTCGACCGCGTTGGCGGTGGTGACTCCTTCGCAGCTGGTCTCGTGGCTGGTCTTATGGAGACTGGAGACCTGCAGAAAGCCGTCGAGTTGGGAGCCGCCCACGGCGCTCTGGCCATGACGACGCCCGGCGATACCTCGATGGTCACCCGCTGCGAGGTGGAATCGTTGGCAGCAGGCGGATCTGCACGAGTGAAACGCTGA